The following DNA comes from bacterium.
TGCCGCAGAAATTATACCAGCGGAAGAAGATCTCCGTCTGTCGGAAACCGGCTTCCTTCAGCAAATCGATATTTTCTTCCAGACGGTAAGGGATCAGCACATTCTCAAGCGCTTCGCGCTTTTTGGATATTTCCGTGTCCGTATAGCCCATCCGGCGTTTGTAATCGTAGTAATGGTTGATGAAAAGCCGGTTGAACACCGTGTTCTCGCTGGTCAGCTTTTCGATCAGGATCAAGCAGCCCTGCTCGTTCATGCCGTTATAGAGATTTTTCATGATGCGCTCGCGGTAAAGCGGGCGGGCGAACTGCAGCGTCAGCAGCATGGTGATAACGCTGGCATTCTCGATCTGCAGGCCTTTGTGGATGTCCACTTCCTGAAGCTCAATCTGCCGTTTGGTGCCGGATGCGTCGATTTTCTGCTGGGCCTTGGCCAGCATCTCGGCGGAATTATCCATGCCCACGAACTGCACGGTCGAATCCACCCATGCATCCATGGCCAGCATGGTCGTGGCCGTAGAACAGCCGATATCGTAAAGCCTGGTCTGCGGCACGGCGAAGTCGCGCGCCAGCTCGCAGGTCATGCGCTGCATTTCCTCATAATAGGGAACGCTGCGGCTCACCATGTCGTCGAATACATGGGCCACCTTGTCGTTAAAGCTGAAATCCGCCACCGGTTTTTCCGTCTCAAATACCTGGTCTTTTTGCTCAAGCTTTAACAGCGACTTGATGTTGCTGTTATTGCCCGGGTTCTTGCCGGTAGACATGTTTGCGCCCCCGATACGGTGTTGCAGCGTGATTAAGCAGGCGCATCATACTCCGCGCCGCTTAATCCGCAATATTCCTCATTAAGCTGCCTGAGCTTTCTCTTTTTCCTCGGCCAGCACTTGTTTTGCCTTGGGGGAAAGCTGAATATTGAGCTCCCGCAACTGCTTCTCAGTCGCTTCGCACGGCGCGCCCATCAGGATATCCTCGGCCTGCTGGTTCATCGGGAATGCGATGATCTCGCGGATGTTGGGCTCATCGGCGATCAGCATCACCATGCGGTCCACGCCCGGGGCCAGCCCGCCATGCGGCGGTGCGCCAAAACGGAAGGCGCGCAGCATGCCGCCGAATTTCTCTTCCACCACATCGGCGCTGTAACCGGCGATCTCGAATGCCTTCAGCATGATGTCCGGCTTGTGGTTACGGATCGCGCCGGAGGAAAGCTCCACGCCGTTGCACACAATGTCATACTGATGCGCGACGATATCCAGCGGGTTCTGCTTCAGCAGCGCATCCATCCCGCCCTGAGGCATGGAGAAGGGGTTGTGGCTGAACTCGATCTGCCCCGTATCCTCGTTTTCCTCGTAGAAGGGGAAATCCACCACCCAGCAGAATTTGAAGATGCCCTGTTCGCGCAGCTCCAGCTGGTCGCACACAATGTCGCGCGCCTTACCTGCCAGCTTGGCGGCTTCCAGCACCTTGCCCGCGGCGAAGAACACGGCATCGCCCGCGCCCATGCCGGTCAGTTCCTTCA
Coding sequences within:
- the cmoA gene encoding carboxy-S-adenosyl-L-methionine synthase CmoA is translated as MSTGKNPGNNSNIKSLLKLEQKDQVFETEKPVADFSFNDKVAHVFDDMVSRSVPYYEEMQRMTCELARDFAVPQTRLYDIGCSTATTMLAMDAWVDSTVQFVGMDNSAEMLAKAQQKIDASGTKRQIELQEVDIHKGLQIENASVITMLLTLQFARPLYRERIMKNLYNGMNEQGCLILIEKLTSENTVFNRLFINHYYDYKRRMGYTDTEISKKREALENVLIPYRLEENIDLLKEAGFRQTEIFFRWYNFCGIIAIK